A single Apodemus sylvaticus chromosome 20, mApoSyl1.1, whole genome shotgun sequence DNA region contains:
- the LOC127671215 gene encoding olfactory receptor 6C68 has translation MRNHTSITTFILLGLTDDPQLQVLLFIFLFITYLLSVTGNLTIITLTTVDPYLKTPMYFFLQNFSFLEISFTSACVPRFLYSISTGDRTITYNACATQLFFTDLFGVTEFFLLAIMSYDRYVAICKPLHYMTIMSNKVCRTMVISCWTAAFMVILPPLSLGLHLEFCNSNIIDHFGCDANPILKISCSDTWLIEQMVIGSAVLTFIITLLCVVCSYIYIIRTVLKFPSVQQKRKAFSTCSSHMIVVSITYGSCIFIYIKPSAKEEVTINKGVSLLISSISPMLNPFIYTLRNKQVKQASHDLLKKIAFLLKR, from the coding sequence ATGAGAAACCACACTTCAATTACAACATTCATCCTCCTGGGACTCACCGATGATCCTCAGCTTCAggtcttactttttatttttctatttatcacCTACCTACTGAGTGTAACTGGTAATTTAACTATCATTACCCTCACTACAGTGGATCCCTACCTTAAAACtcccatgtatttcttcctcCAAAATTTCTCTTTCCTAGAAATCTCATTTACAAGTGCTTGTGTCCCAAGATTCTTATACAGTATTTCAACTGGAGACAGAACAATTACATACAATGCATGTGCAACTCAACTATTTTTTACAGATCTCTTTGGGGTGACTGAATTTTTTCTTCTGGCTATCATGTCATATGATCGCTACGTGGCCATCTGTAAACCTTTGCATTATATGACCATCATGAGCAACAAGGTGTGCAGAACAATGGTTATCTCTTGTTGGACAGCAGCCTTCATGGTCATCCTCCCACCCCTGAGTTTGGGTTTACACCTGGAATTCTGTAACTCTAATATCATTGATCATTTTGGATGTGATGCCAACCCTATTCTGAAAATATCATGCTCAGACACGTGGTTAATCGAGCAGATGGTAATAGGCTCCGCAGTATTGACCTTCATCATTACTCTTCTGTGTGTAGTCTGTTCGTACATATACATCATAAGGACAGTTCTAAAATTCCCTTCTGTTCAGCAAAAGAGAAAAGCCTTCTCCACTTGTTCTTCCCACATGATTGTGGTTTCCATCACCTATGGCAGCTGCATCTTCATCTACATCAAGCCTTCTGCAAAAGAAGAGGTAACCATTAATAAAGGTGTGTCCTTGCTAATTTCCTCCATATCGCCCATGCTGAACCCTTTCATATATACTCTGAGGAACAAGCAAGTTAAACAAGCTTCTCATGACTTGCTTAAGAAAATTGCGTTTCTCTTAAAGAGGTGA
- the LOC127671224 gene encoding olfactory receptor 6C2-like produces the protein MRNRTVTTFILLGLTDDIRLQILLFIFLLLSYMLSLSGNLTIITLTLIDPHLKTPMYIFLKNFSFLEISLTTACIPRFLYSISSGDKSITYIACVSQLLFIDLFAVTEFFLLAIMSYDRYVAICKPLHYMTIMNSRVCKKFIFFCWVAALIIILPPISLGLGLEFCDSDIVDHFCCDAAPLLKISCSDTWLIEQMVIVGAVMTFIITFVCVVLSYVYIIKTILRFPSAKQRKKAFSTCSSHMIVVSITYGSCIFIYVKPSSKDDVAINKGISLIIISISPMLNPFIYALRNKQVKQAFNYSIKKIALLSKI, from the coding sequence ATGAGAAACCGAACAGTAACAACCTTCATTTTGCTGGGTCTCACAGATGACATTCGGCTGCAAATTCTGCTTTTTATCTTTCTGCTCCTTTCTTACATGTTGAGTTTGTCTGGCAACCTAACCATCATCACCCTCACTCTGATTGACCCCCATCTTAAAACACCTATGTatattttcctcaaaaatttCTCCTTCTTGGAAATTTCACTCACAACTGCTTGTATTCCCAGATTTCTATACAGTATATCATCTGGGGACAAGTCCATTACCTATATTGCTTGTGTCAGTCAACTGTTGTTTATAGATCTATTTGCAGTTACAGAATTTTTTCTCCTGGCTATCATGtcctatgatcgctatgtggccatctgtaaaCCTCTGCACTACATGACCATCATGAATAGCAGAGTCTGCAAGAAATTCATCTTCTTCTGTTGGGTAGCAGCTCTGATCATCATTCTCCCGCCAATTAGTCTAGGCTTGGGCCTGGAATTCTGTGATTCAGATATTGTTGATCATTTTTGTTGTGATGCAGCTCCACTTCTGAAAATCTCTTGTTCAGACACATGGCTGATAGAACAGATGGTGATAGTTGGCGCTGTGATGACATTCATCATCACCTTTGTGTGTGTTGTCCTTTCCTATGTTTATATCATCAAGACCATTCTGAGATTTCCCTCTGCCAAGCAAAGGAAAAAGGCCTTTTCCACCTGTTCTTCCCACATGATTGTTGTTTCTATTACTTACGGTAGCTGCATCTTCATTTATGTCAAACCTTCATCCAAAGATGATGTAGCTATCAATAAAGGGATTTCACTTATTATCATATCAATTTCACCAATGTTGAATCCCTTTATTTATGCACTGAGAAACAAGCAAGTAAAACAAGCTTTCaattactcaattaaaaaaattgcaCTCCTCtcaaagatataa
- the LOC127671225 gene encoding olfactory receptor 6C2-like, translating into MRNHTVTTFILLGLTDDPQLKTLIFIFLFLTYVLSVTGNLTIISLTFIDSHLKTAMYFFLQNFSFLEISFTTACIPRYLYNISTGDKTITYNNCVIQIFCTDLFGVTEFFLLAIMSYDRYVAICKPLHYITIMSSRICTRLILCCWAAGLFVILPPLSLGLKLEFCDSVIDHFVCDAYPLLKISCTETWLIEQIVIVSAVLTFIMTLLCVSLSYIYIIRTILRFPSAQQRKKAFSTCSSHMIVVSITYGSCIFIYVKPSAKDSVAVNKGVMVLTTSIAPMLNPFIYTLRNKQVKQAFNDSVKRIVLFFKK; encoded by the coding sequence ATGAGAAACCACACAGTAACAACATTCATTCTACTGGGACTGACGGATGACCCACAACTGAAAACTCTGATCTTCATCTTTCTGTTTCTCACATACGTGCTGAGTGTGACTGGGAACCTCACGATCATTTCCCTCACCTTTATAGATTCACACCTAAAGACTGCTATGTACTTTTTCCTACAAAATTTCTCCTTCCTAGAAATCTCATTTACAACTGCTTGCATTCCCAGATACTTATACAACATCTCAACAGGTGACAAGACAATTACATATAACAACTGTGTCATTCAAATATTTTGTACTGATCTTTTTGGTGTGACAGAATTTTTTCTGCTGGCTATCATGTCCTATGACCGATATGTAGCCATCTGCAAACCCTTGCATTATATCACCATCATGAGCAGCAGGATATGTACAAGACTTATCCTCTGTTGCTGGGCAGCTGGCTTGTTTGTGATCCTGCCACCACTTAGTCTGGGCCTCAAACTGGAATTCTGTGACTCTGTTATTGACCATTTTGTCTGTGATGCATACCCCCTCCTAAAGATCTCATGCACAGAAACATGGCTCATAGAGCAGATAGTGATAGTTTCTGCAGTATTGACATTTATCATGACCCTGCTGTGTGTAAGCCTTTCCTATATATACATAATCAGGACCATTCTAAGATTTCCTTCTGCCCAGCAGAGGAAAAAGGCCTTCTCTACCTGTTCTTCCCACATGATTGTGGTTTCCATCACCTATGGCAGCTGCATCTTCATCTACGTCAAACCTTCAGCAAAGGACTCAGTGGCTGTCAACAAGGGTGTGATGGTTCTCACCACTTCCATTGCTCCCATGTTGAACCCATTCATTTATACCTTGAGGAACAAACAAGTCAAGCAGGCCTTCAATGACTCAGTGAAAAGAATTGTGCTGTTCTTCAAGAAGTAG